In Amaranthus tricolor cultivar Red isolate AtriRed21 chromosome 5, ASM2621246v1, whole genome shotgun sequence, a genomic segment contains:
- the LOC130813155 gene encoding glycine-rich RNA-binding protein RZ1C, whose product MATRGEYRIFVGGLGWNTSQRHLEDAFGRYGKVIDCLVMSDRETGHPRGFGFITFTDRRSMEDAIRDMHGREMDGRIISVNKAEPRLVAEDPYVAYGGDRRSGGRESYRGGDRLGDRSDECFKCGRVGHWARDCRSGDGGRYSSHSEFGRSGIQGDRDYDHYYDRSGAGHYDSRDRLDSREGFGSRDRYSTEKYAHSVDRFASGRYMDRYAPNGKFRDRDFDREVGIRGGDRYAAGGPTRYDKGSSSDRAHPYDAPRRRGRH is encoded by the exons ATGGCTACAAGAGGAGAATACCGCATATTTGTTGGAGGGCTAGGTTGGAATACATCACAGAGACACTTAGAAGATGCATTTGGTCGTTACGGGAAAGTTATTGATTGTCTT GTGATGTCGGACAGGGAGACTGGACATCCTCGTGGATTTGGCTTCATAACCTTCACCGACCGCCGATCCATGGAAGATGCCATAAGAGATATGCATGGAAGAGAGATGGACGGCCGTATAATCTCAGTGAACAAGGCAGAGCCACGATTGGTAGCTGAAGATCCTTATGTTGCGTATGGTGGAGATCGTAGATCAGGTGGCAGGGAGAGCTATAGAGGGGGTGATAGATTAGGGGATCGGTCTGATGAGTGCTTTAAGTGTGGCCGTGTTGGACACTGGGCGAGGGATTGTCGATCAGGTGATGGTGGCAGGTATTCCTCACATTCTGAATTTGGTAGATCTGGTATCCAGGGAGATCGTGATTATGATCACTATTATGATCGTTCTGGTGCGGGACACTATGACAGTAGAGATCGTTTGGACAGCAGAGAAGGGTTTGGGTCTCGTGACCGCTACAGCACGGAGAAGTATGCACATTCTGTTGATCGTTTTGCTAGTGGTCGGTATATGGATCGTTATGCTCCAAATGGAAAATTTCGGGATAGAGATTTTGATAGGGAAGTAGGCATTAGAGGTGGTGATAGGTATGCTGCTGGCGGCCCAACTCGATATGACAAAGGAAGCTCTAGTGACAGGGCTCACCCTTATGATGCTCCTCGAAGAAGGGGCCGACACTGA
- the LOC130813154 gene encoding ACT domain-containing protein ACR10 gives MWILHDDVVVFKAPEKEGDPTVITVNCPDKLGLACDLCRILLFFGFIISRVDFATDGRWCYIVLWVIGKPETKWGLVKKRLVGACPSCYSASGISYYREEFLKPPRSPDVFLVKLCCHDRRGLLHDITEVLCELELNIQRVKVSTTPDGRVLDLFFVTDTRELLHTKKRQEDTKDHLRETLGDAVICDIEKVGPEVTACSQSSSFLPSVITDETFNCVIPDKHHNGTSLTNSVSIMLDNSLSPSHTLVQIVCRDYRGLLYDLMRTFKDYNIQISYGRGTTKQKNCEIDLFIVQADGKKIVDPNKQNALRSRLFKELARPFKVAVVSRGPDTELLVANPVELSGRGRPHVFYDVTLALKMLNLCIFSAEIGRHVIEHRECEVYRFLLQEGECLSVPRKKIEEMVWNTLMGWE, from the exons ATGTGGATTCTGCATGATGATGTTGTAGTTTTTAAGGCACCAGAGAAAGAAGGAGATCCAACTGTTATTACTGTTAATTGCCCTGATAAACTTGGTTTGGCTTGTGATCTCTGCCGCATCCTTCTCTTTTTTGGATTCATTATTTCCAGAGTAG ATTTTGCAACAGATGGAAGATGGTGTTACATAGTGTTATGGGTAATAGGGAAGCCAGAAACAAAGTGGGGTTTGGTGAAGAAGAGATTAGTGGGGGCATGCCCTTCTTGTTATTCAGCTTCTGGGATCTCTTATTATAGGGAAGAGTTTTTGAAACCACCTAGATCTCCTGATGTTTTCTTGGTGAAGTTATGCTGCCATGATCGAAGAGGACTTTTACATG ATATCACTGAGGTTTTATGTGAGCTGGAGCTTAATATACAACGAGTGAAGGTATCCACCACCCCTGATGGAAGAGTGTTGGATCTCTTTTTCGTCACCGACACCAG GGAACTTCTGCATACAAAAAAGAGACAAGAGGATACCAAAGACCATCTACGGGAAACTCTGGGGGATGCCGTGATCTGCGACATAGAAAAGGTTGGCCCGGAAGTTACCGCCTGTTCACAGTCATCTTCATTTCTTCCTTCTGTGATAACAGATGAAACTTTCAACTGCGTGATACCAGATAAACACCATAATGGAACTAGTCTCACCAACTCGGTGTCCATCATGTTGGATAACTCTCTAAGCCCTTCGCACACTCTAGTTCAAATTGTTTGCCGGGATTATAGAGGTCTTCTTTATGATCTAATGCGAACATTCAAGGATTATAACATTCAG ATCTCTTATGGCCGAGGTACCACTAAGCAGAAGAACTGTGAGATTGATTTGTTCATTGTGCAAGCGGATGGAAAGAAGATAGTTGACCCTAACAAGCAAAATGCTTTGCGCTCTCGTCTTTTTAAGGAATTAGCTCGACCGTTTAAAGTTGCTGTTGTCAGCCGTGGCCCTGATACAGAGTTGCTGGTTGCAAACCCAGTGGAGCTCTCTGGAAGGGGAAGGCCTCATGTCTTTTACGATGTTACTCTTGCTCTCAAAATGCTGAACTTATGCATCTTTTCG GCAGAAATCGGGAGGCACGTTATTGAACATCGAGAATGTGAAGTGTACCGGTTCTTGCTGCAGGAAGGGGAATGCTTATCAGTTCCGAGAAAGAAAATCGAAGAAATGGTATGGAACACCTTAATGGGTTGGGAGTGA